One Vibrio taketomensis DNA window includes the following coding sequences:
- the hldE gene encoding bifunctional D-glycero-beta-D-manno-heptose-7-phosphate kinase/D-glycero-beta-D-manno-heptose 1-phosphate adenylyltransferase HldE has product MKPVLPDYSQAGVLIVGDVMLDRYWFGPTGRISPEAPVPVVKVENNEERPGGAANVAMNIASLGGHAHIVGLTGIDEPAKILNETLSALNVKCDFVSLPNFPTITKLRVLSRGQQLIRLDFEEAFEGVDPEPILDRMEQALPKVKAVVLSDYAKGALEHVQQFIQKARAANVPVFIDPKGADFERYRGATLLTPNMSEFEQVVGKVKSEQELIEKALGLIEKYDFEALLVTRSENGMTLIRRDQVPFHMPTQAKEVFDVTGAGDTVISVLAASVSAGKPLDQACALANAAAGVVVGKLGTSTLSTIELAEAIHGSHDTDFGVISESMLIEAVKKAQSRGEKVVMTNGCFDILHAGHVSYLNQAAKLGDRLIVAVNTDESVKRLKGPGRPVNPTDRRMAVLAGLGAVDWVVPFSEDTPQRLISEVLPDLLVKGGDYKPEEIAGGKEVIANGGEVKVLNFEDGCSTSEIINAIKGGKG; this is encoded by the coding sequence ATGAAACCAGTCCTACCTGACTACAGTCAAGCTGGTGTGCTTATTGTCGGTGACGTAATGCTAGATCGTTACTGGTTTGGCCCAACTGGCCGTATTTCACCAGAAGCACCAGTACCAGTAGTAAAAGTAGAGAATAACGAAGAGCGACCAGGTGGTGCAGCCAACGTTGCAATGAACATCGCATCTCTGGGAGGCCATGCTCATATCGTTGGTTTAACAGGGATTGATGAGCCGGCTAAAATTTTGAATGAAACACTATCTGCATTGAATGTGAAGTGTGATTTTGTTTCACTGCCGAACTTCCCTACCATCACTAAGTTACGCGTACTGAGTCGTGGTCAGCAGCTTATTCGTCTAGATTTTGAAGAAGCGTTTGAGGGTGTCGATCCTGAACCTATTCTTGACCGTATGGAGCAAGCTCTGCCAAAAGTGAAAGCAGTGGTTTTGTCTGATTATGCGAAGGGTGCACTTGAGCACGTACAGCAGTTCATTCAAAAGGCTCGAGCGGCTAATGTCCCAGTGTTCATTGATCCAAAAGGTGCGGATTTTGAACGCTACCGCGGCGCAACGCTTCTTACGCCAAATATGTCGGAATTTGAGCAAGTTGTAGGCAAAGTTAAATCAGAGCAAGAGCTGATTGAAAAAGCACTGGGTTTGATTGAAAAATATGATTTTGAAGCGTTACTGGTGACTCGCAGTGAAAATGGCATGACCTTGATTCGCCGCGACCAAGTACCATTCCATATGCCAACTCAAGCCAAAGAAGTATTTGATGTAACGGGTGCTGGCGATACCGTAATTTCGGTATTAGCAGCATCAGTCTCTGCAGGTAAACCTTTGGATCAAGCGTGTGCGCTTGCTAATGCAGCTGCTGGTGTTGTTGTCGGTAAACTGGGTACTTCAACGCTATCAACGATTGAACTTGCAGAAGCGATTCATGGTAGCCACGATACGGATTTTGGTGTGATTTCAGAATCAATGCTGATCGAAGCCGTGAAGAAGGCTCAATCGCGTGGTGAGAAGGTTGTTATGACCAATGGCTGCTTCGATATTCTGCATGCTGGTCACGTTTCTTACTTGAACCAAGCGGCGAAGCTGGGCGATCGTTTAATTGTGGCTGTAAATACAGATGAATCGGTTAAGCGTTTGAAAGGTCCTGGTCGTCCGGTTAACCCAACGGATCGTCGTATGGCGGTGCTAGCTGGTTTAGGCGCGGTTGATTGGGTTGTACCGTTTAGTGAAGATACACCTCAGCGTTTAATTAGCGAAGTCTTGCCCGATTTGTTGGTAAAAGGCGGTGACTACAAACCAGAAGAAATTGCTGGTGGTAAGGAAGTGATTGCCAATGGTGGTGAAGTCAAAGTGCTGAATTTTGAAGATGGCTGCTCGACAAGTGAAATAATCAATGCCATCAAAGGTGGTAAAGGTTAA
- a CDS encoding inorganic phosphate transporter, with protein sequence MDILANYGTVLIIVAAIFGFMMAVGIGANDVANAMGTSVGSKALTVKQAIIIAMIFEFAGAYLAGGEVTDTIRKGVIETSLFASQPDVLVYGMMSALLAAGTWLLLASYMGWPVSTTHSIIGAIIGFACVSVGTEAVDWSSVQGIVGSWIVTPVISGFFAYVIFVSAQRLIFDTEKPLFNAKRFVPVYMFITTMVIALVTIKKGLKHVGLHLSNTEAWVWAAVVSTLVMVGGYVYIQKKFADREDDHGFSGVEGIFSVLMVITACAMAFAHGSNDVANAIGPLSAVVSTVEHLGAVTEKSTIAWWILPLGGFGIVVGLATLGHKVMATVGTGITELTPSRGFAAQLATASTVVLASGTGLPISTTQTLVGAVLGVGFARGIAALNLGVVRNIVASWIVTLPAGALLAVVFFYAIQAAFS encoded by the coding sequence ATGGATATCCTTGCGAACTATGGCACTGTCCTGATTATTGTTGCAGCTATTTTTGGTTTTATGATGGCTGTGGGTATTGGTGCGAACGATGTTGCCAATGCGATGGGCACATCAGTAGGCTCTAAGGCTCTGACAGTAAAACAAGCAATCATCATTGCAATGATTTTTGAATTTGCAGGTGCTTACTTAGCAGGTGGTGAAGTAACCGACACTATCCGTAAAGGTGTAATTGAGACTTCTCTATTTGCCTCTCAACCAGATGTGCTTGTATACGGCATGATGTCAGCACTACTTGCTGCTGGTACATGGTTGCTACTCGCATCATACATGGGTTGGCCTGTATCAACTACACACTCAATCATCGGTGCAATCATCGGTTTTGCATGTGTGTCAGTAGGTACTGAAGCAGTAGACTGGAGCAGTGTTCAAGGCATCGTAGGTAGCTGGATTGTTACCCCGGTTATCTCTGGTTTCTTCGCATATGTCATTTTCGTTAGTGCACAGCGACTGATTTTCGATACTGAAAAACCACTATTCAACGCGAAGCGCTTTGTACCAGTTTACATGTTCATCACCACTATGGTGATTGCGCTTGTAACGATCAAGAAAGGTCTTAAACACGTTGGTCTACATCTAAGCAACACTGAAGCTTGGGTATGGGCAGCTGTGGTTTCTACTCTTGTGATGGTTGGCGGTTACGTTTACATCCAGAAGAAATTTGCTGATCGTGAAGACGACCACGGTTTCTCTGGCGTTGAAGGTATTTTTAGCGTTCTGATGGTAATCACTGCGTGTGCAATGGCATTCGCTCACGGTTCAAACGATGTAGCTAACGCAATCGGTCCTCTATCTGCTGTTGTTTCAACAGTTGAACACCTAGGTGCGGTTACAGAGAAAAGCACAATCGCTTGGTGGATTCTTCCATTAGGTGGTTTCGGTATCGTGGTGGGTCTTGCAACTCTTGGCCACAAAGTAATGGCAACCGTTGGTACAGGTATCACTGAACTAACACCAAGCCGTGGCTTCGCAGCTCAGCTAGCAACAGCATCGACTGTAGTACTAGCGTCTGGTACTGGTCTACCTATCTCTACTACCCAAACTCTTGTTGGTGCAGTTCTAGGTGTAGGTTTTGCGCGTGGTATCGCTGCACTTAACCTAGGTGTTGTGCGTAACATCGTCGCTTCTTGGATTGTAACTCTGCCTGCAGGTGCATTGCTGGCGGTAGTGTTCTTCTATGCGATTCAAGCGGCGTTTAGTTAA
- the glnE gene encoding bifunctional [glutamate--ammonia ligase]-adenylyl-L-tyrosine phosphorylase/[glutamate--ammonia-ligase] adenylyltransferase: MQLPSELSPIAQSALANLEQYQLKQLWPADVFNQLEYVAGLSKFVVEVLLKDEELRANLPDRLAQTQRYQDYRRVLSEQLSHCIDEASGQRVLRQFRNREMAYIAWRDFCASWTLEESLEHLSQLAEAMIFETYQWQYKACCELWGTPCNAEGEAQPMLIIGMGKLGGGELNFSSDIDLIFTYPENGETQGARRSIANAQFFTRLGQRIIKALDQQTFDGFCYRVDMRIRPFGDSGPLVMSYAALEDYYQEQGRDWERYAMIKARVMGKEMYPQYQELRQMLRPFVFRRYIDFSAIQSLRRMKSMISSEVRRRGLSNNIKLGAGGIREVEFIAQVFQLIRGGREPSLRQRGLLVTLDAIDDLELLSREEVTQLRAAYKYLRRLENLLQAMADKQTQTLPEGEKEQLQLATAMGEGNWPTLLNQVHHHMDNVHGVFKSLIGDDDEESSEVAKHFHELWDMTQNSDVIEHVLMHDLQVEHPQEMVQTIVRFKEDLAKKTLGPRGREVLNRLMPKVFQAIFAHPEAQFGLPRVLHLLHRIVTRTTYLELLDEHTAALTQLVRLCTASPMISEQLGRYPILLDELIDPQHLYNPIPLESYRTELRDFLARIPEDDMEQQMEALRQFKQICILRIAAADIAGVLPVMKVSDHLTYLAEAIVECVVNQAWLQMVAKYGQPNHLKDREGKGFAVVGYGKVGGWELGYNSDLDIVFIHDCPVSSYTDGKKDIDGRQFYLRLAQRVIHIFSTRTASGILYEVDTRLRPSGASGLLVSPIDAFEEYQRSEAWTWEHQALVRARMIYGDEPLQREFHRVRHEILCLPRETAELKKQVVEMRLKMRDHLGGKKSGRFMLKQDPGGITDIEFLAQYLVLNYSHEKPKLTRWSDNVRVFESLIAQGIMDEAQALSITNAYTEMRDQIHHRNLLNQDADVAEDRFIQERQLVTEVWHQWLS; encoded by the coding sequence ATGCAGTTGCCTTCAGAACTCTCGCCTATTGCTCAATCTGCACTCGCCAATTTAGAACAATATCAATTGAAGCAATTGTGGCCTGCTGACGTGTTCAACCAATTGGAATATGTAGCAGGACTTAGTAAGTTTGTGGTTGAGGTTCTGCTTAAAGATGAAGAGTTGCGAGCGAATCTGCCAGATAGGCTCGCACAAACTCAGCGCTACCAAGATTATCGCCGTGTTTTGTCTGAACAGTTAAGTCATTGCATCGATGAAGCAAGCGGGCAGCGAGTGTTAAGACAGTTTCGCAACCGAGAGATGGCCTACATTGCTTGGCGTGATTTCTGTGCCTCTTGGACATTAGAAGAGAGCCTTGAGCATTTATCGCAATTAGCGGAAGCGATGATTTTTGAAACCTACCAATGGCAATACAAGGCATGTTGTGAGCTTTGGGGAACACCGTGTAATGCTGAAGGTGAAGCGCAACCGATGCTGATTATTGGTATGGGTAAATTGGGTGGTGGTGAACTGAACTTTTCTTCTGATATCGATTTGATTTTCACTTACCCAGAGAATGGTGAAACCCAAGGTGCGCGTCGTTCGATTGCCAATGCGCAGTTTTTTACTCGTCTTGGACAGCGCATTATTAAAGCATTGGATCAGCAAACCTTTGATGGTTTTTGCTATCGGGTCGACATGCGTATTCGCCCGTTTGGTGATAGCGGACCGCTAGTGATGAGTTACGCTGCGCTGGAAGATTATTATCAAGAACAAGGGCGCGATTGGGAGCGTTACGCGATGATTAAGGCTCGGGTAATGGGCAAAGAAATGTATCCCCAATACCAAGAGCTACGCCAAATGCTGCGCCCGTTTGTGTTCCGTCGTTATATCGATTTTAGTGCCATTCAATCACTGCGCCGAATGAAGTCAATGATCAGCAGCGAAGTTCGTCGTCGTGGACTAAGCAATAATATTAAACTCGGTGCGGGTGGCATTCGTGAAGTGGAATTTATCGCTCAAGTATTTCAGTTAATCCGCGGCGGGCGTGAGCCAAGTTTACGCCAACGTGGGCTATTGGTAACACTTGATGCGATTGATGATTTAGAGCTGCTGAGCCGTGAAGAAGTCACTCAATTGCGTGCAGCTTATAAATATTTACGTCGCCTTGAAAACCTGTTGCAAGCGATGGCGGATAAGCAAACTCAAACCTTGCCTGAAGGTGAAAAAGAACAACTGCAATTGGCGACTGCAATGGGAGAAGGCAATTGGCCAACGTTGCTTAATCAAGTTCACCACCATATGGACAATGTTCATGGTGTGTTTAAGAGCTTAATTGGTGATGACGACGAAGAGTCGAGTGAGGTTGCCAAGCATTTTCATGAGCTATGGGACATGACGCAAAACAGTGATGTGATTGAACATGTGCTTATGCATGATCTGCAGGTGGAACATCCCCAAGAGATGGTTCAAACGATCGTTCGCTTTAAAGAGGATTTGGCGAAGAAGACTTTGGGTCCCCGTGGGCGTGAGGTACTAAATCGTTTAATGCCAAAAGTGTTTCAAGCGATTTTTGCTCATCCCGAAGCGCAATTTGGTTTGCCGCGAGTGCTGCATTTATTGCATCGAATCGTCACTCGTACCACCTACTTAGAATTGTTGGATGAACACACGGCAGCGTTAACTCAATTAGTGCGTTTGTGTACCGCCAGTCCCATGATTTCAGAGCAGTTAGGACGCTATCCAATACTGCTAGATGAACTGATTGATCCACAGCACCTGTATAACCCAATTCCACTCGAATCTTATCGTACAGAACTGCGCGACTTTTTAGCGCGGATACCGGAAGACGATATGGAACAACAGATGGAAGCACTGCGCCAATTTAAGCAGATTTGTATTTTGCGTATTGCTGCCGCTGATATTGCCGGTGTTTTGCCCGTGATGAAAGTGAGTGATCACTTAACCTATTTGGCAGAAGCGATTGTTGAGTGTGTGGTGAATCAGGCTTGGCTGCAAATGGTGGCGAAATATGGTCAACCTAACCATCTCAAAGATCGCGAAGGTAAAGGTTTCGCCGTGGTTGGTTATGGCAAGGTTGGTGGTTGGGAATTGGGCTACAATTCTGACCTCGATATTGTCTTTATCCATGACTGCCCCGTGAGCAGTTACACCGATGGTAAGAAGGATATTGATGGCCGTCAGTTCTATTTGCGACTTGCGCAGCGTGTGATTCATATTTTTTCCACACGTACCGCTTCAGGGATTTTGTATGAAGTGGATACCCGTTTACGTCCATCGGGAGCTTCAGGTTTATTGGTTAGCCCTATTGATGCATTTGAAGAATACCAACGCAGTGAGGCTTGGACTTGGGAACATCAAGCGTTAGTGCGTGCACGTATGATTTATGGCGATGAGCCGTTACAACGCGAGTTTCATCGTGTTCGTCATGAGATTTTATGCTTACCACGTGAGACTGCTGAGCTGAAAAAACAGGTGGTTGAGATGCGCCTTAAGATGCGTGATCATCTCGGCGGTAAAAAGTCAGGGCGCTTTATGCTTAAGCAAGATCCGGGAGGTATCACTGACATCGAGTTTCTCGCTCAATATTTGGTGCTTAACTATAGCCATGAGAAACCGAAGTTAACCCGATGGTCTGACAATGTGCGCGTGTTTGAATCATTGATTGCCCAAGGCATTATGGATGAAGCGCAAGCCCTGTCGATAACCAATGCTTACACAGAAATGCGAGATCAGATTCATCATCGTAATTTGCTCAATCAAGATGCTGATGTGGCAGAGGATCGATTTATACAAGAGCGTCAATTAGTGACCGAGGTTTGGCATCAATGGTTAAGCTAA
- a CDS encoding inorganic triphosphatase has translation METEIELKFFVSPDFSETLRQKISEAKILQHSCRELGNTYFDTPDNWLRQHDIGLRIRRFDEVYVQTVKTAGRVVAGLHQRPEYNAEHCCNEPDLTLHPSDIWPAGKDLDDLQDEIAPLFSTNFTREQWLVAMPDGSQVEVAFDQGEVLSGEERDAICEVELELKSGQTDALFTLARSLSDHGGMRLGNLSKAARGYRLALGYEGDEVKSMDLVATDKHDTVESCFINSLEHALSHWHYHEQIYSERESIDALHEIKNSISFIRQTLTIYGDIVPRKASALIRQELKWLEQDLEWTKQYDYLEDLLEDKGHALRKLDARKFLIKELTEVQHDLPDREDMLELFNSARYTALLLDLSRWILTRGWQPFLDDKSRNAMSQGIKSFSVEQLERTWHELMDAFPPEKPLGPQDYIDQQYHLMRNLYTGVGFASLYDDEERTRFRLPWADLLQGIDDLLTLRPLEAMVELLEGEEREQLERWLYRQETSIMHAMEQTRIISIEAQPYWQE, from the coding sequence ATGGAAACCGAGATAGAACTGAAGTTTTTTGTTTCTCCAGATTTTTCAGAAACTTTACGTCAAAAAATTTCTGAAGCAAAGATACTTCAGCATAGCTGTCGTGAGCTGGGTAACACTTATTTTGATACACCAGATAATTGGCTAAGACAGCATGATATTGGTCTGCGCATTCGCCGTTTCGATGAAGTATATGTTCAAACGGTCAAAACTGCAGGCAGAGTTGTCGCTGGATTGCATCAAAGACCAGAATACAACGCTGAGCATTGTTGTAATGAACCAGATTTAACGTTGCACCCAAGTGACATTTGGCCTGCAGGTAAAGATCTCGATGACTTACAAGATGAGATAGCGCCGCTATTTTCGACCAATTTCACGCGTGAACAATGGCTAGTGGCGATGCCTGATGGTAGTCAAGTGGAAGTCGCGTTTGACCAAGGTGAGGTGCTTTCTGGAGAAGAACGCGACGCGATTTGCGAAGTTGAATTGGAACTGAAATCGGGTCAGACCGACGCATTGTTTACCCTTGCTCGCAGCCTAAGCGACCACGGAGGCATGCGCCTTGGCAACTTGAGCAAAGCAGCTCGCGGCTATCGTCTCGCTTTGGGTTACGAAGGTGATGAAGTCAAGTCAATGGATTTGGTCGCGACGGATAAGCACGACACGGTTGAGTCATGTTTTATCAATTCACTTGAGCATGCTCTCTCGCATTGGCATTACCATGAGCAAATCTACTCGGAACGTGAGTCGATTGATGCACTGCACGAAATTAAAAATTCGATCAGTTTTATTCGTCAAACGTTGACTATCTACGGTGATATTGTACCACGTAAAGCGAGTGCGTTGATTCGTCAGGAATTGAAATGGCTTGAGCAAGATCTCGAGTGGACCAAGCAATATGACTATTTAGAAGATTTGTTGGAAGACAAAGGTCATGCATTGCGAAAACTGGACGCGCGTAAGTTCTTAATCAAAGAGTTAACAGAAGTACAGCATGATCTTCCTGACCGTGAAGATATGCTAGAGTTGTTTAATTCAGCACGTTATACCGCGCTATTGCTAGATTTAAGTCGCTGGATTTTGACTCGCGGTTGGCAACCATTCCTCGATGATAAATCGCGTAATGCGATGTCTCAAGGCATCAAATCATTCTCGGTTGAACAACTTGAGCGCACATGGCATGAGTTGATGGATGCTTTTCCTCCAGAAAAACCGCTAGGGCCGCAAGACTATATTGATCAGCAGTATCACCTGATGCGCAATCTATATACGGGCGTTGGTTTTGCGAGTTTGTACGATGATGAAGAGCGCACTCGTTTCCGCCTACCTTGGGCAGACTTATTGCAAGGCATCGATGATTTACTAACTCTAAGACCACTAGAAGCGATGGTTGAGCTTTTGGAAGGGGAAGAGCGTGAACAACTAGAGCGTTGGTTATACCGTCAAGAAACGTCGATTATGCATGCGATGGAGCAGACTCGCATTATCAGTATCGAAGCGCAGCCTTACTGGCAAGAATAG
- a CDS encoding TIGR04211 family SH3 domain-containing protein, whose product MKKLVLMIFACIIAAPSAMAKDRYISDNLFTYMHSGPSNQYRIIGSVNAGEKVSLVAVNKETGYSEVVDDRGRKGWVSTNFVTTQESMTTRLPRLEKELADVKSKLANASSNANKEKAGLVESLENRNSQISELEKSYADMSQQLTASQTEVRNLRAKLDTQKDDLLLKYFTYGGGVAGIGLLLGLILPHIIPRRKRSPAGWA is encoded by the coding sequence GTGAAAAAACTGGTTTTAATGATCTTTGCTTGTATCATTGCTGCCCCTTCAGCAATGGCAAAAGATCGCTATATTTCTGACAATTTGTTCACTTACATGCACTCTGGTCCTAGCAACCAATACCGCATTATTGGTAGTGTCAATGCAGGTGAGAAGGTCTCTCTAGTTGCTGTAAACAAAGAGACTGGCTACAGTGAAGTCGTGGATGACCGTGGCCGTAAAGGCTGGGTATCAACCAACTTTGTGACAACACAAGAAAGCATGACGACTCGTCTACCTCGCCTTGAAAAAGAGCTAGCCGATGTAAAATCAAAGCTTGCTAACGCGAGTTCTAATGCGAACAAAGAAAAAGCAGGTCTAGTGGAATCACTAGAGAATCGTAATAGCCAAATCTCTGAGTTAGAGAAGAGCTACGCAGACATGAGCCAGCAGCTTACTGCTTCTCAGACTGAAGTTCGCAACCTGCGCGCAAAACTTGATACGCAAAAAGATGATTTGCTGCTTAAGTATTTCACCTACGGTGGCGGTGTTGCGGGTATCGGCTTATTACTAGGCTTAATCCTGCCACACATTATTCCTCGCAGAAAGCGCTCTCCAGCGGGCTGGGCATAA
- a CDS encoding methyl-accepting chemotaxis protein, with the protein MTRVAFKPWERVITDVRLVPKMVLLMVFSTVLIVIKQLWDANTFYQSILALTDNSALADEHYQAYLVDIVWQTIILIAVFLAVLLFAARTMQRQIQTLDTSIKRMAKGDLSSEIHLDCKDEYGDLARQLELTRVQLQELIKIQVDSTQELAGLTEVMTMSMSETKESAQEEFHEIDQLATAMSEMTSTVQTVAEHAQSASSLTEDASNQAMTGQRFVQDTIGKISELSQDIAASADAVNQVEESVVKIGSVVGTIQGISEQTNLLALNAAIEAARAGEAGRGFAVVADEVRNLAQRTQQATIEIQAMISQLQSSANSAVDLMEKSVVEAAEGVELVTNAGNELDGIVQQVTRINDMNFQIATAAGQQSSVAEEMSQNLTNVRELVEASVTVVTELLETSEMMQKNAEDLDSKISAFKV; encoded by the coding sequence ATGACAAGAGTGGCATTTAAGCCATGGGAGCGAGTGATAACGGACGTACGCCTTGTTCCTAAAATGGTCTTGCTGATGGTATTTAGTACGGTATTGATAGTGATTAAGCAACTTTGGGATGCCAATACTTTTTATCAATCGATACTGGCTTTGACTGACAATAGCGCTTTGGCTGATGAGCATTACCAAGCTTATCTTGTTGATATTGTGTGGCAAACCATCATTCTGATTGCCGTTTTTCTTGCTGTTCTTCTTTTTGCAGCTCGCACCATGCAGCGTCAAATTCAAACCTTAGACACGTCGATTAAGCGCATGGCGAAAGGCGATCTGTCATCAGAAATTCATTTAGATTGTAAAGATGAATATGGTGATTTGGCTCGTCAGTTAGAGCTAACTCGTGTTCAACTGCAAGAGTTAATCAAAATTCAAGTTGACTCGACCCAAGAATTAGCCGGTCTCACTGAAGTCATGACGATGAGCATGTCAGAAACGAAAGAGTCTGCACAGGAAGAGTTCCACGAGATTGACCAATTGGCTACCGCGATGAGCGAAATGACCTCAACCGTTCAAACGGTGGCTGAGCACGCTCAAAGTGCCTCTTCTCTTACGGAGGATGCTTCAAATCAGGCCATGACAGGTCAACGCTTTGTTCAAGATACGATTGGCAAAATCAGCGAACTTTCACAAGACATTGCAGCATCTGCCGATGCTGTTAACCAAGTTGAAGAGAGTGTAGTAAAAATTGGTAGCGTTGTTGGGACGATCCAAGGCATCTCAGAACAAACCAACCTGCTCGCTCTTAATGCGGCGATCGAAGCGGCTCGAGCTGGAGAAGCTGGCCGAGGCTTTGCTGTTGTAGCCGATGAAGTGCGCAACCTAGCACAGCGAACTCAACAAGCGACGATTGAAATTCAAGCCATGATTTCGCAGTTACAATCTAGCGCTAATTCTGCGGTTGACCTGATGGAAAAAAGCGTGGTGGAAGCGGCTGAAGGCGTTGAGCTTGTGACTAATGCCGGCAATGAATTGGACGGCATTGTGCAGCAGGTAACTCGTATCAATGATATGAATTTCCAGATTGCTACTGCAGCCGGTCAGCAAAGTAGTGTTGCAGAAGAGATGAGCCAGAACCTAACTAACGTACGAGAGTTGGTTGAAGCATCGGTAACCGTGGTGACTGAGTTGCTAGAAACATCTGAAATGATGCAGAAAAATGCAGAAGACTTAGACAGCAAAATCTCTGCATTCAAAGTTTGA
- a CDS encoding TIGR00153 family protein, producing the protein MPVNTIMGLFAKSPIKPLQRHVVCVNECCSHLVNFFEVCAQGDWETAAEIRAQISHLEKEADVLKREIRIKLPRGLFMPVDRSDMLELLTQQDKLANLAKDIAGRVYGRQLAIPAPLQENFIAYVKRCLDAAQQAQKVISELDELLETGFKGREVTLVAEMINQLDKIEDDTDAMQIQLRQQLMAIEHDLNPIDVMFLYKILEWVGGIADQAQRVGARLEVMLSRS; encoded by the coding sequence ATGCCAGTAAATACAATTATGGGGTTATTTGCAAAGTCCCCTATTAAGCCTTTGCAACGTCACGTTGTGTGCGTAAACGAATGTTGCTCTCACCTAGTTAACTTCTTTGAGGTTTGTGCTCAGGGAGATTGGGAGACAGCAGCTGAAATTCGTGCACAGATTTCTCATCTAGAGAAGGAAGCTGACGTACTTAAGCGCGAAATTCGTATCAAACTTCCTCGCGGTTTGTTTATGCCTGTAGATCGCAGCGATATGCTCGAACTACTAACGCAACAAGACAAACTCGCAAACTTAGCAAAAGACATTGCAGGTCGAGTCTATGGCCGCCAACTTGCGATTCCAGCTCCACTTCAAGAAAACTTTATCGCTTACGTTAAGCGCTGTTTAGACGCAGCTCAACAAGCACAAAAAGTGATCAGTGAGCTAGATGAACTGTTGGAAACAGGATTTAAAGGTCGTGAAGTCACTCTAGTTGCAGAAATGATCAATCAACTAGATAAGATCGAAGATGACACCGATGCGATGCAGATCCAACTTCGCCAACAATTAATGGCGATTGAGCACGATCTGAATCCAATTGATGTGATGTTCCTTTATAAGATTTTAGAATGGGTCGGTGGTATTGCTGATCAAGCACAACGTGTTGGTGCTCGATTAGAAGTAATGCTATCGCGCTCGTAG
- a CDS encoding ion transporter, protein MKTNDSKDETKPMSLLSLILSFMALFVISALLFFPISLETRQILIGLDFFICSIFILQLSIDLIRASNKRSFLKNHWIDFVASLPMIEPLRFARIFHILRVILVIRSSRNIVKQILSNRKETTIASILLLMVVLLTLGSSLVLFAEGHSPDANITTGADALWWALVTISTVGYGDHYPVTDMGKILASVIIVCGVGLFGMISGLITSVITSPSKLQALKAQQKEQQMQVLLEQQQVILQRLEKLERKMSKDLDKLHQTPTDTQQKREP, encoded by the coding sequence ATGAAAACAAATGATAGCAAAGACGAAACCAAACCGATGAGCTTACTGTCACTAATCCTCTCATTTATGGCGCTATTTGTGATCTCTGCGTTACTATTTTTTCCAATTTCGTTAGAGACACGTCAAATTCTTATCGGCTTAGACTTTTTTATCTGTAGTATTTTTATTCTACAACTATCGATTGATCTGATTAGAGCTTCAAACAAGCGCAGCTTCTTGAAAAATCACTGGATTGATTTTGTCGCCAGTTTGCCGATGATTGAGCCATTACGCTTTGCCCGAATCTTTCACATTTTGCGCGTTATTCTAGTGATTCGTTCCAGCCGTAACATCGTCAAACAGATTCTATCTAACAGAAAAGAAACCACAATTGCTTCGATCTTGCTACTAATGGTGGTGTTATTAACTTTGGGTTCAAGCTTAGTATTATTCGCCGAAGGGCATTCGCCTGACGCGAATATAACCACGGGCGCTGACGCGCTATGGTGGGCGCTCGTGACCATCTCTACCGTCGGTTATGGTGATCACTACCCAGTAACGGATATGGGTAAGATTTTGGCGTCAGTAATCATAGTTTGCGGCGTCGGGTTGTTTGGTATGATTTCGGGTTTAATCACTTCCGTTATTACCTCACCAAGCAAACTTCAAGCATTAAAAGCTCAACAGAAAGAGCAACAAATGCAAGTATTACTCGAACAGCAGCAAGTCATTTTGCAACGACTCGAAAAGCTAGAGAGAAAAATGAGCAAAGACCTCGATAAACTGCATCAAACGCCGACCGATACGCAACAAAAAAGAGAGCCTTAG